The genomic region TGAAGGATAAGGTCACCGGCCGGCGGTGGGAGTTTGTCACCCCGCGCGGACAGTTTGAGATCCTGGGTAAAATCGAAAAACCGATCTGGACCAAACCGGACTGGGCGTTTGTCGAAAACGGTGAAATCATCCCCCCTCCTGATGACCTCAAACGACAGGTCGAAGGGGAATTGGGCGCTTACGTTTTGAATCTGGGCGACGGGTATCTCATCCACGGAACGAAGAACGAGGCGTTACTCGGCCGATCCGTCTCTCACGGCTGCGTCCGCCTGGGAGCGGAAGACTTAAAACGGCTTTACGAAACCGTGCCGCGCGGCGTACGCGTTTACATCTACTAATGAATTTCAACCGCTTCTTTTATCGGCTCCAGGAACCCACCCGGTTTTGGCCTATTTTGCTTGTCGCTCTCCTGATTCTGGGAGGGTTGTCCGGCTTTCGTCAATGGTTGGACCGGCAGGTGGCGGCTGAACGGATGGCATTCGATGAACTCTCCCGCCAGGTGGAACCGCTCGCCCAAACGCTGGACAGGGACCGGTCGCTGTGGGAGCTGAAAATCCGGGACGTGGCGCAGCTGAAGGCCGGTTTTTCAGATCAGGCGCTCAACCGGAAAACGCTTTTTGAAACAGGGCTTTCTCTGCAGGAAGAACGCCGGCTTCTGGAGAAGCAATTGGAGATCATCACCACCTACCTGACCGTCGATCCGGCGCTGCAGCGCGTATTTCTGATGCAGGGAGAACAACCCCTGGAAAGCTATCCGATTGATTACCTCCCGCCGCGGGCTTTCCCTGTTGAAAACACGCTCGTTGCTCCGGCCACCGGCCAAACGGTTGCGGTCTCCAGCACCAGCGTCGTGTTACCGGCTTTTGTGCGGATTATTTCCAAAGAACGCTTCGCCAACCCCGAACGCGGGCATTCAGAGCAGGTCAACGGCCAACTTCAGTACAATCCGCCCCAGGTCGGAACGTCTATCCGGAGCAACGCGCTCGGACAGTACGTCATTTTTACCAACAGCAAACTGATTCTTCACGGTCCACCGCTCAATGAGCAGGACCACGAGAAATTTCCCCACATCTGCCTGGGCTTGAACCTGGATGCCGCACGCCGGCTCTACCAGCACAGTTTTATCGGCACAAAAATTCTTCTCAAATCCGCTATCGCGGCGAATACCCCACCCCATTAACATGCTACCGGACGGCCGATGGAACTGACGAATTGGTTTCTCGGACGGACGAATCTGACCTGGCCGGACGGGATCGTCCTCTTGGGCCTTCTGATTCTGTTGGTGGGCCTCAGTTATTGGGTCGGCGGAGGTCAGACGAATACCCAGGATTTCTTCCTGGCCCGCCGAAAAATCCCGGGGTGGGCCGCCTGCCTTTCCTTCGTCGCGACCGAAGTCAGCGCCGTCACAATCATTTCCGTTCCGGCAACAGCCTATATGGAAAACTGGGAATACGCCCAGTTCTTCATCGGCTCCTTTGCCGCACGCGCGGCTATCGCGTATTACTTTATCCCCGCCTTTTACCAGTTTAACTGTGTCACGATTTACGAATTTCTCAAGCATCGCTTCGGGCCGGCCACCCAATACACCGCCACCCTTTTCTTTTTTGTGACGCGGTTGCTCGGCTCCGGCGTCCGCCTGATGGCGGCCTCTCTGGCGGTCTCGGTGCTCCTGGGCTGGAAAATTATGCCGGCCATTCTACTTTTTACGCTGATCAGCGTGGTCTATATCATTTACGGAGGAATCCGATCCGTGGTCTGGACAGGGGTCCTGCAGGCGGGTGTTTTCATTCTGGCCGGCATCGCCGCGATTGTTTACTTATTGCTGCACATTTCCGGTGGATGGCACGGGGTCATGGCCATCGCCGGGGCGGCCGGCCATCTGCAGATCTTCAATTGGGGACCTTCTCCGGCTGACCCGCATTTCTGGAGCAAATTAATTTCTGATCCGAACATCATCTGGATCGCTGTCTTGAACGGATTCTTCGGCTCCATGGCGGCCTTCGGGACCGACCAGGAACTGATGCAGCGGCTCCTCACCGTTGAGACACGGCGGGAAAGCCAGAAGACCCTGATTCTGACTCCCTTCGTGTCATTCTTTGTGCTGTCCATTTACCTCGTTGTCGGCGCATGTCTCTATACGTTTTACGCGCAGAATCCGTCACTTCCACTTCCAGATAAATTGGATGCCATCCTGCCTCATTTTGTCGGCCATTCGATGCCGGCGGTCCTGCGCGGTCTGCTGCTCTCTGCGATCGTCATGGCCAGCATTGACTCCCCCCTGACCTCCTTGACCGCTTCTTTTGTGACCGACATCTACCGGCCGCTGGTTCATGCGTCAGCCGATGAGAGACACTACCTGCGGGTATCGCGAATCAGCGTGGCGCTCTTTGCGGTGCTTCTGGCCCTGATTGCCTACGCGTTTAGTTTTTTCCAGAAAATTCTCTGGCTGGCGTTCAAGATCGGCGGGATCACGTTTGGTTCACTGCTGGGGGTCTTTTTATTGGGTCTTCTCACCACACGACGGAGCAACCGGGCCAACGTCGTTGGCATGACTCTGATGGCGGTGATCAATATGGGACTGCTGACACTCTCAGAGAAAGGGATTTTTCCGCTCGGCTGGACATGGCTGGTTCTGATCGGAACCGCCGGAACCTTCCTGATCGGTTATATCCTGGGCCCTACGATGGAGAAGGAGACGTAGGCGGGGCGCCGCGCAGGGCGCGAACGATCTCCATGTTTTTTTGAACCTGAGTGGCCATGTCGGCGAATTGTTTGGCGACTTCGCTGAAATGGCTGCGATCGAGCAGGTACGTGGAGCAATCCGTTTCCGCCTTGATCATCGCCGATGCCGGCGACTCTTCAAACATGGAACGTTCTCCGAAAACAGTCGGAGCTTCCAGAAGGACCAACCGCTTCTTTTCATTCTGAATACGCTTCCAAACCCCGACGCTGCCTTTGGCCAGGATGTACAGCGTCTTATTAATCTCCTGGTCCATCATAATGACTTTTCCTTTAAGGAACTCCCGTGCGTCGAGTTTGGCGGCCAGCGACTGCAGAGATTCCAATGAACAACCCGCGAATAACGTCAGGTTCTTAAGAACCTCGATAGCGCGCAGCTGCTGTTCAGGCTTAAGACTCACTCAGGGCCTTTCCTAAAAATCCTTTTGTTTTGGCTAACCGCTGCAGCGCCTGAGGACGAGTTAAATGACCACGCGACATCAGGATGCCGACTTTGACCTGGCCGCGGGCCTCTTGAAAGAGTCGTTTGGCGCGCGCGTCAGAAACTCTCCCCAGAAGCTTCAAAAAACGAATGCCCCGCGCCACCAGCTTCTTCGATTTTGGCTGAAGATCCACCATGTAGTTCCGATAGACCTTTCCCAAACGAACCATGCAGGCGGTCGTCAAAATATTGAGCGTCATTTTACAGGCGGAACCGGCTTTCAACCGGGTGGAACCGGTCAACACTTCGGGGCCTGTATTCAGAAGGATGCGGATATCCGCTGCAGCATTCACCGAGTGTTTATTGCAGGTGACGAGAATGGTCCGCGCTTTCCTCTGCCGGGCGGTCTGCAGGGCGGAACGGACGAACGGGGTTACGCCGCTGGCCGCAATACCGACCACAACATCGCCTTTACGGACAGCTCGCCGGACAGCCGCTGCAGCAGCCGATTCCGAGTCTTCCGCGCCCTCTTTGGACCGGAACACAGCGGACCGACCACCCGCCATGATGGCCTGCACCAGATTTGGGGATGTATTAAACGTCGGAGGACACTCCGCGGCTTCGATCACACCCAGGCGGCCGCTCGTTCCGGCCCCAACCAAAAAAAGCCGGCCGCCGAAGCCGAGGCTTCGCACGATCAGATTCACGGCGCTCGCGATGTTTAGCCTGGCTTGCGACACCGCCTGAAGCACCTGCCGGTCTTCCCGGTTCATTAGTTCTACAATTCCAAGCGCGGAAAGCGCGTCTAGCTTTTTAGAACGCGGATTCACCGTCTCCGTCGAAATTTTGGCGTAATCAATTCGTTTGTTCACGGTTTTCAGCATACCAATTTCGCCAACGTCTGTCATCGGAAAGGCAGGCAATGAATATTTTGCATACCAAATCCATCCAACATGTAGGGGCGGGGCACCGACCCCGCCCGTCATTGGAGGAAAACAATATGTCAAACGTGTTCGTCCCCAACCGCCAATCCATCCGATTGCCGGGATACGATTACACGTCACAAGGCATTCATTACGTCACGATGTGCACACGGGATCATTTAAACCTGTTTGGAATCGTCAAGAACGAGGAGATGCAATTATCACCCGTGGGCGAAATGATCAATCTAGCCTGGCGCGGAATCACCATGTATGCCCCGCGTATCTCCCTGGATGAATTTGTTGTGATGCCCGATCATCTGCATGCGATTATCGTCATTGGACCGGATCTTGATGGCGGGTTAAATCATGATTTCGGGCAGGGACGGTGCCCTGCCCCTACCGCCGCGATTTCGTTGCCCTCGATTGTTCGACGATTCAAATCATGGACAACACATCAATATCGAAAAAACATATGGCAACGCAATTATTACGAACACATCGTCAGCGATGAGAACGATTTAAACCGCATTCGAGAATACATCAAGGACAACCCGAAGAATTGGGAAAAGGAAAAATAGAATTTTCTCCACGGCGACAAATAACTCACCTTCCCGCGCGGCCTGGCCCCAACCAAATTCACTCTGCCCCAACAAACCGCTTAATTTCCTCCGTTGTGACAGTCACCTTTCGGGCAAAAAGCGGCAGGGGGCGGAGGACGTCTCGGAAAGTGTCAAACCCCGGACTCCGGCGAATTCCACCATTAAGTGCAACAGAGGGCATTGAAGGCCTCCCCTGAGGTTCGGAATTTAAGACATTTTCTGGGACGATCATTGAGCCAATGTTCGATCTGTTGAAAACGCTCAGGCGTGATGGAATCGAGTTTTGTCCGTTTCGGGACAAACCGACGAATCAAGCCATTGGTGTTTTCGACGGTTCCCTTTTCCCAGCTGTGGTAAGGCTGACAGAAATACGAAGACATGGCGAAGTCATCATTGAGCACGGCGTGTTCAAAGTTTTCCAGGCCATTGTCGTAGGTAATGCTGAGCCGGAGGTGAGCGGGAACGCTCGTGAAAAGACCAGTGAGTGCGGCGCGAGAAGCTGGGGCGGTTCTATTGGGGATGACTCGCAGTTTGCTGTAGCGGGTTTGACGTTCGACCAGGACTTGGAGCGCGGGTTGCCCTGGACCCACGATCAGATCGGTCTCCCAATGACCGGCTTCGGAGCGGGTATTGGCGGCCTCCGGACGCTCGAGAAGGGGCACGCGTCCAGGGATGCTGCTATAGCGACGATAGGGACGGTAGCGCCTGGGCCAGCGTTTGGGATGGGCCCGGACGAGGCATCCGATGAGGTCGGGACGTTCGCTGTAGATCCACTGATAAATGGCTTCGTATCCGATGGAGGCCAGATCCTTGCGATGCTTGGTGATGCGACCGGCAATCAGTTCGGGAGACCAGCCTTTGTTGAGCATCTGCTCGACCTCATGGCGTAAGACATGGCTTTTCAGGCGCATGCGCTTGTGGCCGGTCCGCAGGCGAACTTGCGATTGATCGTGGGCATGCCCAGCGAAGTAACCTCTTATCGACCGGTTACGCTTGAGTTCGCGGGACAAGGTCCCGATGGAGCGGTTCAGACGACTGGCGATCTGTCGCAGAGTCAGGCCACGACTTCGATAGACAGCCAGATGATCTCGTTCTTTATCAGACATATGTGTGTAGGTCATACCTGCCCATTGTAGGCCAGGCCTTCATACCGTCACTGTGTTGCACTAGCATATGGAACTTCGGGGTAATTGAAACCTTGTCTGACGGAGGGCTCAGTTTGCTATTATATACGCGCTGAATATTTATGGGCTGTTAACTCAGCGGTAGAGTGCCATCCTCACACGATGGAAGCCGTGGGTTCGAATCCCTCACAGCCCACCATTTAATTATGAATGACTCTATTAAGCATCTCTTAGCGCTTCAACAACAGGATTTGGAACTGGACCGGCTGCGCGCCGAAGCCGCGGCGATTCCGGCAAAAGTTCTGGCCCTTCAAGCCGAGATCCAGTCCAACAAGACGGTTCTGGAAAACGCTAAGAAAGAAGTGATACAGCTCCAGTTGTCTCGCAAACAAAAGGAGTTGGATCTGGAGGCGCAGGAAAGCGCGATCCGAAAGCACTCCACGGATTTGAACGCCGTCAAGACCAATGACGCCTACCGGGCGCTTTTAGGGGAAATTGAGAAAGCGAAAACTGATAAATCCGCTCTCGAGGATTTGATTCTTCAGATTATGGATCAGACCGACCAGGCCCATCGGGCGTGGAAGGAAAAGGAAATTTCCGCGAAGACTGTTGAGACGGATTTGCAGCGCCAGATCAGCGAACTGGAAGCCAGACAAAAACAGCTTGCCGAACACGTTTCCGCTCAACAGACGGAGCGGGAGCAGGCGGGTGCGGCTCTGGCTAAGAAACTCGTGGAACCATATGAACGTCTGCGCAAAAACCGGGCGGGTGCAGCGGTTGTGCCGATTCTCAAGGAACAATGCTCGGGTTGTCATATGAAGGTTTCTCAAAATTTGATCAACGAAGTCCGTCGCGGCCAAAAGCTCATGAGCTGCGAACACTGTTCCCGCATCGTCTTTCTCGAAGAAGCCCCTGCGCCGACAGACAGCGAGCAGCAAGCCGCCAACAGCAAGTAAGGAACATCCAAATAGATTTTGTCGTTGCGCAAGCTTGCCGTTTACCGCTGGCGGCTCGCTCAGCATGGTTCTTTGAAAGTCGCATTTGGAGCGCCGCCCTGTTGGGGCAGATCAGAGAGCAGAGATCAGGAGGCAGAGAGAAAAGGAATCGGTTTTATTAATACAGGCTTCCTTGTTCTTTCTGCTATCTGTTTTCTGATTTCTGCTCTGCCCCTAACGGGGAGGAAAGTCCGAACTCCAATGGGCAGGGTGCCGGTCGGTGCTCTAACGAGCGAAGGCCGGACGTCTAAGACAGTTCGAATGCATGGGACTGTACTGGATGATGGAAAGTGCCACAGAAAATAAACCGCCTGGAGGGCAATTCCTTGGGGTTGTAGGGGCGGACCGCTGTCCGCCCATCCTTTGAATGTCATGAAATTCAATGGATCATGGGCGCACATCGGTGCGCCCCTACATATCCAACGGATTGTCCTTCAGGTAAGGGTGAAACGGTGAGGTAAGAGCTTACCGGTTGCCAGGTGACTGGCAACGCACGGCAAACCCCACTCGGAGCAAGATCGTCCGCCACATAACTGGGCGGACGCCCGCCCGATGTGTGGCGGGCGAACCGAGGGAGAGGCGGCCCGCCTCGATAAACCTCAGGAGCATCGCCAAGAGGAATGGCGCTCACCCTATCATCCTTTGGGTGGTGGGGGACAGAATTCGGTGTATAGAATGCGGCTTTCAGGAAGAGACCCTCTCCGGTTTTCCGGAGGGGGTTTTCTTTTATGAAAAATGTCTATTTACCGTCGATAAATAATAATTTTATTCTCTTGACAGGTTTTGACGAGAGGGGTATACTGGTGCACGGTGGAGCAAAGTGGAGGAAAGTAGAATGTCGCTTTTTCTGGGCCAGTACGAACACGGCGTGGATGACAAGAACCGGCTTTTTCTGCCGGCGCGTTTTCGCGGCAAAAATGCCGCTTCGACGTTTATCATGACGCAAGGACTGGAACGCTGCCTGTTTCTGTTTCCGCCGTCCGCCTGGGAGCGTCTGGCCGCCAAACTGGATCACCTGCCGCTGGCCAACAAAGTGGAAGAACGGGCCTTTAAGCGCACCCTCCTTTCCGCGGCTTGCGAAGCGAACGTGGACTCGCAGGGACGGATTCTGCTCCCGCAACTCTTGAAAGACTATGCCGGGATCAAACGCGACGCCGTCGTGATCGGGGTGCTGCATCACGTGGAGATCTGGGCGAAGGAGCGCTGGCAGTCGTATCGTCAGAAAGCCCGCCGGAGTTTTGAGAAGGCCGCACCCCATTTGGAGTTATGATAATAGCCACGATGACTGATTCGCCTGTTTCATCCACCCACCGGCGCTGGGGACATGTGCCGGTGTTAGCCGCCGAGGTCGTGAAGGCGTTTGATTTCGGGCGCCCGGCCCTTGTGATTGACGGGACGCTGGGCGCCGGCGGTCACACGGAAGCCTTACTCGAACGCTATCCCGACATGCGGATTGTCGGGATGGATTGGGACACACTGGCGCTTTCGACCGCAGAGGAACGGCTCAGCCGTTTCGGGGAACGTTTCCAGTCGATTCAATCCAATTTCGCCGACCTGCCGGCGCGGCTGCCGGTCCTTTCTCCGTCGGGAATCGACGGCCTTTTACTCGATCTGGGGCTTTCGTCGCTTCAGCTCGAGGATGCTCAGCGCGGATTCAGTTTCCTGCGGCCCGGCCCTTTAGATATGCGGATGTCCCGTGAGCTGACCCAAACCGCCTGGGATGTCTTGCGCCAGTCTTCCGAGGAAGAACTGGCCCGGCTCTTCCGGACCTATGGGGAGGAAAAGCAGTCGCGCCGGATCGCATCCCTCCTCAAAGCAGCGCTGTCCAAAGGCGCGTTGGAAAACGATGCCTGGAAAGTGGCCGAGTTTATCCGATCGAACGCCCCTGCGCGGGGCGGACGAATTGATCCTTCGACGCGCTGTTTTCAGGCCCTGCGAATCGCCGTGAACCATGAACTGGAAAATCTGAAGGACCTGTTAGGACAGATGGAAAATGTTCTGGTTCCGGGCGGCCGGGTGGCCGTTATTTCGTTTCATTCCCTCGAGGACCGGCTGGTGAAACGCGCTTTTCAACAAGCGGCCAAGGGATGCATTTGCCCGCCGCAGGTTCCGCAGTGCGTTTGCGGCAAAAAACCGTGGGCCAGGCTTATCCCCCGCAAGGCCATTCAATCGACCGCCGACGAAATCGCCGGGAATCCGCGCGCGCGGAGTGCCCGGCTGCGTCTTTTAGAAAAACGATGAGATCCAAACAAGCCAATCGCGAAATGATCTTTTGGATCAAGATCGGCTGCGCCATTTTTGTCGCGATGTTTTTGACCGTCTGGGAACATGTGGAAGCCAATGTCCTGGCGCGAAAAACCGTACTCCTGCACAATGAAGTGGACCGCATCACCTACGAGAATGGCAAATTGCAGAACCAGATCTTCCAATGGATGTCTCCGACCCATCTGGAGGCCCTGGCCCGCCAGAAATTTGGCATGATCCCGCTGGAAAGTAAACACGTCATTGGAATTCAAAAGCCATGAGGATCCGCCGGTTGTGGGTCGCAAGCGTTTTGTCACTGGCCGCCTTCGTCCTGATTGTGACCCGTTTGGGCTATTTGCAGCTGTACTGCCATGCCGCCCTTCTTCAAAGGGCGAATCGGGAACACGCGCGTCAGCACGTGGACGATCGTTTGCCGCGCGGCGCCATTCTGGATCGATCCGGCGTGGTGCTGGCGATGAGCATCCAGGGAGGCGCTTGTTACGCGGACCCCCGGCGGGTGATGCGGGCGGATGAAACCGCGCGTCTCCTCTCTCCCATACTCCACATCCCGTCCAATGTTCTCCTGGGAAAATTGACTCAGAAGCGCCGTTTCGTCTGGCTGGCGCGCCGGCTGGATCCGGAAACGGTTCAGCACCTGCAGAACCTGCATCGTCCGGGAATATCGGTGGCTCCCGAACAGAAACGCTTTTATCCCGAAGACACTCTGGCTTCGCAGACCATCGGAGTGGTAGGCGATGAGCAAGAAGGACTCTCGGGTGTGGAATTGGTGGTCAACGGCTGGCTCAGCGGCCGGTCCACACCCTTTTTGTTCAAGCAATGGACCCTCGCCAAGCGTCCGGCGCATCCGCTCGCCGATCCCAGCGACCTGACGCCGCGCTCGATCGTGCTGACGCTGGATCGCCAGCTGCAGACGATCGTCGAGCAGGAACTGGCGGTTCAAATGCAGCTCTCCCGTCCGAAGAGCGGGACGGTGATCATCGAAGACCCGCAAACCGGTGAGATTTTGGCCATGGCCACAGCGCCTTCCTTTAATCCAAACCAATGGGGCGTACCGGGGAGCGCACAGCAGGAGAGTCCGGAACTGTTGTCCAATCCTGCCGTTGAGAAAATTATTGAGCCGGGCTCCACCTTCAAAATCGTGACCGCGGCGGCCGCGCTCGAGGAGAGGAAAGTCGCTTTGCACGACAACTTCTTTTGCGAAAACGGTTCCTGGCAGATTCCAGGCCGCCTCATTCATGACCACGAAAAAGAGGGCTGGCTGACCTTTACAGAAGTCATCAGCCACTCCTCCAATATCGGCACAGCCAAGGTCGCGATGCGTCTCGGCCAGACGGATCTGTACCGGTACGCACGCGCTTTCGGCTTCGGGATGCCCAGCGGCTGCGGTTTGCCTGGAGATGGCGTCGGTATTTTGAGACAACCCTCCCAGTGGCGGCCCTCGAGCCTGGGAACCATTTCATTCGGCCAAGAGGTTGGCGTGACGCCGCTGCAGATGGTCAATGCCTACTGCGTCATCGCCAATGGCGGCACCCTGCTTGAGCCGCGTCTCTATAAAGGATTCGTCGACGATGATGGAACGTATCAGGAGTGGCAGGCGAATCAACCGGTCCGCCGGGTGATTTCAACCAAGACGGCCCAAACGATGCGCCAGATTCTCCAGGAAGTTGTCGCCAACGGCACCGGAAAAGCGGCCCAGGTGGCCGGTCTGCCCGTTGCTGGAAAGACCGGCACCGCTCAGAAAATCGATCCCCTGACCCGTCAGTATTCCTCCAGCCGGTATCTGGCTTCGTTCTGTGGTTTTGCTCCGGCCGAGCATCCCCGGATTGTGATTGGTGTTTTCCTCGATGAACCACAGAACGGTTACTGGGGGGGGTCGGAAGCGGCACCTCTCTTCTCCCGCATCATGAGGAATGCGGCCTCCACCCTCCATTTTCCGAACACTCACTCCGGTCCCCTCCTGATCTCTCGAACGATTATCCGGATGTAAGATGTCAAAAACCCTCTCCTCCATCATTGACCATTTGCCTGCCCGCGTGAGCGGGAAAACCGATATCCTGATCGACGACATTGTTTTTGATTCCCGCCAGGTGAAGCCGGGGTCTCTCTTTGTGGCCATCCGAGGGGCGCATGAAGACGGTAACCGTTTTATCCCGGCGGCGATCGCCGCCGGTGCCCGTGCCATTGTCAGCGATCAGGAACCCCTTTCCGCCGCCGTC from Elusimicrobiota bacterium harbors:
- a CDS encoding IS30 family transposase; the encoded protein is MSDKERDHLAVYRSRGLTLRQIASRLNRSIGTLSRELKRNRSIRGYFAGHAHDQSQVRLRTGHKRMRLKSHVLRHEVEQMLNKGWSPELIAGRITKHRKDLASIGYEAIYQWIYSERPDLIGCLVRAHPKRWPRRYRPYRRYSSIPGRVPLLERPEAANTRSEAGHWETDLIVGPGQPALQVLVERQTRYSKLRVIPNRTAPASRAALTGLFTSVPAHLRLSITYDNGLENFEHAVLNDDFAMSSYFCQPYHSWEKGTVENTNGLIRRFVPKRTKLDSITPERFQQIEHWLNDRPRKCLKFRTSGEAFNALCCT
- a CDS encoding cyclic nucleotide-binding domain-containing protein, encoding MSLKPEQQLRAIEVLKNLTLFAGCSLESLQSLAAKLDAREFLKGKVIMMDQEINKTLYILAKGSVGVWKRIQNEKKRLVLLEAPTVFGERSMFEESPASAMIKAETDCSTYLLDRSHFSEVAKQFADMATQVQKNMEIVRALRGAPPTSPSPS
- a CDS encoding C4-type zinc ribbon domain-containing protein → MNDSIKHLLALQQQDLELDRLRAEAAAIPAKVLALQAEIQSNKTVLENAKKEVIQLQLSRKQKELDLEAQESAIRKHSTDLNAVKTNDAYRALLGEIEKAKTDKSALEDLILQIMDQTDQAHRAWKEKEISAKTVETDLQRQISELEARQKQLAEHVSAQQTEREQAGAALAKKLVEPYERLRKNRAGAAVVPILKEQCSGCHMKVSQNLINEVRRGQKLMSCEHCSRIVFLEEAPAPTDSEQQAANSK
- the murQ gene encoding N-acetylmuramic acid 6-phosphate etherase is translated as MLKTVNKRIDYAKISTETVNPRSKKLDALSALGIVELMNREDRQVLQAVSQARLNIASAVNLIVRSLGFGGRLFLVGAGTSGRLGVIEAAECPPTFNTSPNLVQAIMAGGRSAVFRSKEGAEDSESAAAAAVRRAVRKGDVVVGIAASGVTPFVRSALQTARQRKARTILVTCNKHSVNAAADIRILLNTGPEVLTGSTRLKAGSACKMTLNILTTACMVRLGKVYRNYMVDLQPKSKKLVARGIRFLKLLGRVSDARAKRLFQEARGQVKVGILMSRGHLTRPQALQRLAKTKGFLGKALSES
- the mraZ gene encoding division/cell wall cluster transcriptional repressor MraZ → MSLFLGQYEHGVDDKNRLFLPARFRGKNAASTFIMTQGLERCLFLFPPSAWERLAAKLDHLPLANKVEERAFKRTLLSAACEANVDSQGRILLPQLLKDYAGIKRDAVVIGVLHHVEIWAKERWQSYRQKARRSFEKAAPHLEL
- a CDS encoding penicillin-binding protein 2: MRIRRLWVASVLSLAAFVLIVTRLGYLQLYCHAALLQRANREHARQHVDDRLPRGAILDRSGVVLAMSIQGGACYADPRRVMRADETARLLSPILHIPSNVLLGKLTQKRRFVWLARRLDPETVQHLQNLHRPGISVAPEQKRFYPEDTLASQTIGVVGDEQEGLSGVELVVNGWLSGRSTPFLFKQWTLAKRPAHPLADPSDLTPRSIVLTLDRQLQTIVEQELAVQMQLSRPKSGTVIIEDPQTGEILAMATAPSFNPNQWGVPGSAQQESPELLSNPAVEKIIEPGSTFKIVTAAAALEERKVALHDNFFCENGSWQIPGRLIHDHEKEGWLTFTEVISHSSNIGTAKVAMRLGQTDLYRYARAFGFGMPSGCGLPGDGVGILRQPSQWRPSSLGTISFGQEVGVTPLQMVNAYCVIANGGTLLEPRLYKGFVDDDGTYQEWQANQPVRRVISTKTAQTMRQILQEVVANGTGKAAQVAGLPVAGKTGTAQKIDPLTRQYSSSRYLASFCGFAPAEHPRIVIGVFLDEPQNGYWGGSEAAPLFSRIMRNAASTLHFPNTHSGPLLISRTIIRM
- a CDS encoding transposase; this translates as MSNVFVPNRQSIRLPGYDYTSQGIHYVTMCTRDHLNLFGIVKNEEMQLSPVGEMINLAWRGITMYAPRISLDEFVVMPDHLHAIIVIGPDLDGGLNHDFGQGRCPAPTAAISLPSIVRRFKSWTTHQYRKNIWQRNYYEHIVSDENDLNRIREYIKDNPKNWEKEK
- a CDS encoding sodium/solute symporter (Members of the Solute:Sodium Symporter (SSS), TC 2.A.21 as described in tcdb.org, catalyze solute:Na+ symport. Known solutes for members of the family include sugars, amino acids, nucleosides, inositols, vitamins, urea or anions, depending on the system.), encoding MELTNWFLGRTNLTWPDGIVLLGLLILLVGLSYWVGGGQTNTQDFFLARRKIPGWAACLSFVATEVSAVTIISVPATAYMENWEYAQFFIGSFAARAAIAYYFIPAFYQFNCVTIYEFLKHRFGPATQYTATLFFFVTRLLGSGVRLMAASLAVSVLLGWKIMPAILLFTLISVVYIIYGGIRSVVWTGVLQAGVFILAGIAAIVYLLLHISGGWHGVMAIAGAAGHLQIFNWGPSPADPHFWSKLISDPNIIWIAVLNGFFGSMAAFGTDQELMQRLLTVETRRESQKTLILTPFVSFFVLSIYLVVGACLYTFYAQNPSLPLPDKLDAILPHFVGHSMPAVLRGLLLSAIVMASIDSPLTSLTASFVTDIYRPLVHASADERHYLRVSRISVALFAVLLALIAYAFSFFQKILWLAFKIGGITFGSLLGVFLLGLLTTRRSNRANVVGMTLMAVINMGLLTLSEKGIFPLGWTWLVLIGTAGTFLIGYILGPTMEKET
- the rsmH gene encoding 16S rRNA (cytosine(1402)-N(4))-methyltransferase RsmH: MTDSPVSSTHRRWGHVPVLAAEVVKAFDFGRPALVIDGTLGAGGHTEALLERYPDMRIVGMDWDTLALSTAEERLSRFGERFQSIQSNFADLPARLPVLSPSGIDGLLLDLGLSSLQLEDAQRGFSFLRPGPLDMRMSRELTQTAWDVLRQSSEEELARLFRTYGEEKQSRRIASLLKAALSKGALENDAWKVAEFIRSNAPARGGRIDPSTRCFQALRIAVNHELENLKDLLGQMENVLVPGGRVAVISFHSLEDRLVKRAFQQAAKGCICPPQVPQCVCGKKPWARLIPRKAIQSTADEIAGNPRARSARLRLLEKR